The Nostoc sp. NIES-3756 DNA window CGGCTCGCTGCGAACTTGTGGAAACAATGACAAGTTACAGCTCGTTTCAGGGTTACGATACTCAGATAGTTTTTGATGCCCACTATCAAAATACTGCTAGTAATAGAGAAATCATTACAGAGCTAGTCTCAGTTCATTACACAGATTTTGGACAAACGGCAGACACATACATCGAAAAAATTTGTGCGTCCTTACGTGCCGAAATTGCCCAAGCTCGCATTTCTCGCGTAATTGTGGCGACATCAGACCGCGCACAGCAATTAACGGTACAGGGGTACGGGGCTGAATGGTTATCAGCACATCAACTGTGTGGGGAAGTGGAAGCTACAGTTTGTCGGATGCGACACAAGTATCAATCCCGTAAACAATCGAAAAGTAGATTTTTAGCTAGTGCCATTGACCCTAAAGCACGACAGAAACTAGCCCAGTTACGCATGGGCATTTGAATAAAT harbors:
- a CDS encoding NYN domain-containing protein — translated: MPRSLIPAVLLVDGYNIIGAWPCLKKTRDKDGLEAARCELVETMTSYSSFQGYDTQIVFDAHYQNTASNREIITELVSVHYTDFGQTADTYIEKICASLRAEIAQARISRVIVATSDRAQQLTVQGYGAEWLSAHQLCGEVEATVCRMRHKYQSRKQSKSRFLASAIDPKARQKLAQLRMGI